One window of the Delphinus delphis chromosome 20, mDelDel1.2, whole genome shotgun sequence genome contains the following:
- the LDHD gene encoding probable D-lactate dehydrogenase, mitochondrial isoform X2: MASLLRAATWGMFPWRGYCSRGTQGELSEGFVEALKAVVGSPHVTTAAVVREQHGHDESMHRCQPPDAVVWPQNVEQVSRLAALCYGQGVPIIPFGSGTGLEGGVCAVQGGVCVNLTHMDRILELNPEDFSVVVEPGVTRKVLNSHLRDSGLWFPVDPGADASLCGMVATGASGTNAVRYGTMRDNVLNLEVVLPGGRLLHTAGPGRHFRKSAAGYNLTGLFVGSEGTLGLITAATLRLHPVPEATVAATCAFPSVQAAVDSTVHILQAAVPVARIEFLDDVMMDACNRHSKLNCCVAPTLFLEFHGSEQALAEQVQRTEEIIRHNGGSHFSWAKEAEDRSRLWAARHNAWYAALALRPGCKGYSTDVCVPISRLPEILVQTKEDLQASGLTDPEDHEELLRVKAFAEQLVRRALALRGTCTGEHGIGLGKRQLLQEEVGTVGIETMRQLKATLDPRGLMNPGKVL; encoded by the exons ATGGCCAGCCTGCTCCGGGCTGCAACTTGGGGGATGTTCCCCTGGAGGGGCTACTGCTCCAGGGGGACTCAG GGTGAACTCAGCGAGGGCTTTGTGGAGGCTTTGAAGGCAGTTGTGGGGAGCCCCCATGTGACTACTGCTGCTGTGGTCCGGGAGCAGCACGGGCACGATGAGTCAATGCACAG GTGCCAACCTCCGGACGCCGTGGTGTGGCCCCAGAATGTGGAGCAGGTCAGCCGGCTGGCAGCCCTGTGCTATGGCCAAGGCGTGCCCATCATCCCATTCGGCTCGGGCACCGGGCTTGAGGGTGGAGTCTGTGCCGTGCAG GGCGGCGTCTGTGTCAACCTGACCCACATGGACCGAATCCTGGAGCTGAATCCGGAAGACTTCTCCGTGGTGGTGGAGCCCGGCGTCACCCGCAAAGTCCTCAACTCCCACCTGCGCGACAGCGGCCTCTGGTTCCCTGTGG accCAGGTGCAGACGCCTCTCTCTGCGGCATGGTGGCCACCGGCGCCTCGGGCACCAACGCTGTGCGCTACGGCACCATGCGCGACAACGTGCTGAACCTGGAGGTGGTGCTGCCGGGAGGGCGGCTGCTTCACACCGCGGGCCCGGGACGTCACTTCCG GAAGAGCGCAGCTGGCTACAACCTCACCGGGCTGTTTGTGGGCTCCGAGGGGACGCTGGGCCTCATCACGGCCGCCACACTGCGCCTGCACCCTGTCCCTGAGGCCACGGTGGCTGCCACCTGTGCCTTCCCCAGCGTCCAGGCGGCCGTGGACAGCACCGTACACATCCTCCAGGCCGCAGTGCCCGTGGCCCGCATTG AGTTCCTGGATGACGTCATGATGGATGCCTGCAACAGGCATAGCAAGCTGAACTGCTGCGTGGCGCCCACGCTCTTCCTCGAGTTCCACGGCTCCGAGCAGGCGCTGGCAGAGCAGGTGCAGCGCACAG AGGAGATCATCCGGCACAATGGAGGCTCTCACTTCTCCTGGGCCAAGGAGGCGGAGGACCGCAGCCGGCTCTGGGCAGCGCGGCACAACGCCTGGTACGCTGCCCTGGCGCTGCGGCCGGGCTGCAAG GGCTATTCCACCGACGTGTGTGTGCCCATCTCCCGGCTGCCGGAGATCCTGGTGCAGACCAAGGAGGACCTGCAGGCCTCGGGACTCACAG ACCCGGAGGACCACGAGGAGCTCCTCAGGGTCAAGGCCTTTGCAGAGCAGCTGGTCAG GCGAGCACTGGCACTCCGTGGCACGTGCACAGGGGAACATGGCATCGGCCTGGGCAAGCGGCAGCTGCTGCAGGAGGAGGTGGGCACGGTGGGCATTGAGACCATGCGGCAGCTCAAGGCCACGCTGGACCCCCGAGGCCTCATGAACCCAGGCAAGGTGCTGTGA
- the LDHD gene encoding probable D-lactate dehydrogenase, mitochondrial isoform X3: MASLLRAATWGMFPWRGYCSRGTQGELSEGFVEALKAVVGSPHVTTAAVVREQHGHDESMHRCQPPDAVVWPQNVEQVSRLAALCYGQGVPIIPFGSGTGLEGGVCAVQGGVCVNLTHMDRILELNPEDFSVVVEPGVTRKVLNSHLRDSGLWFPVDPGADASLCGMVATGASGTNAVRYGTMRDNVLNLEVVLPGGRLLHTAGPGRHFRVQAAVDSTVHILQAAVPVARIEFLDDVMMDACNRHSKLNCCVAPTLFLEFHGSEQALAEQVQRTEEIIRHNGGSHFSWAKEAEDRSRLWAARHNAWYAALALRPGCKGYSTDVCVPISRLPEILVQTKEDLQASGLTGTIVGHVGDGNFHCILVVDPEDHEELLRVKAFAEQLVRRALALRGTCTGEHGIGLGKRQLLQEEVGTVGIETMRQLKATLDPRGLMNPGKVL, translated from the exons ATGGCCAGCCTGCTCCGGGCTGCAACTTGGGGGATGTTCCCCTGGAGGGGCTACTGCTCCAGGGGGACTCAG GGTGAACTCAGCGAGGGCTTTGTGGAGGCTTTGAAGGCAGTTGTGGGGAGCCCCCATGTGACTACTGCTGCTGTGGTCCGGGAGCAGCACGGGCACGATGAGTCAATGCACAG GTGCCAACCTCCGGACGCCGTGGTGTGGCCCCAGAATGTGGAGCAGGTCAGCCGGCTGGCAGCCCTGTGCTATGGCCAAGGCGTGCCCATCATCCCATTCGGCTCGGGCACCGGGCTTGAGGGTGGAGTCTGTGCCGTGCAG GGCGGCGTCTGTGTCAACCTGACCCACATGGACCGAATCCTGGAGCTGAATCCGGAAGACTTCTCCGTGGTGGTGGAGCCCGGCGTCACCCGCAAAGTCCTCAACTCCCACCTGCGCGACAGCGGCCTCTGGTTCCCTGTGG accCAGGTGCAGACGCCTCTCTCTGCGGCATGGTGGCCACCGGCGCCTCGGGCACCAACGCTGTGCGCTACGGCACCATGCGCGACAACGTGCTGAACCTGGAGGTGGTGCTGCCGGGAGGGCGGCTGCTTCACACCGCGGGCCCGGGACGTCACTTCCG CGTCCAGGCGGCCGTGGACAGCACCGTACACATCCTCCAGGCCGCAGTGCCCGTGGCCCGCATTG AGTTCCTGGATGACGTCATGATGGATGCCTGCAACAGGCATAGCAAGCTGAACTGCTGCGTGGCGCCCACGCTCTTCCTCGAGTTCCACGGCTCCGAGCAGGCGCTGGCAGAGCAGGTGCAGCGCACAG AGGAGATCATCCGGCACAATGGAGGCTCTCACTTCTCCTGGGCCAAGGAGGCGGAGGACCGCAGCCGGCTCTGGGCAGCGCGGCACAACGCCTGGTACGCTGCCCTGGCGCTGCGGCCGGGCTGCAAG GGCTATTCCACCGACGTGTGTGTGCCCATCTCCCGGCTGCCGGAGATCCTGGTGCAGACCAAGGAGGACCTGCAGGCCTCGGGACTCACAG GAACCATAGTTGGGCACGTGGGTGACGGCAATTTCCACTGCATCCTGGTGGTAGACCCGGAGGACCACGAGGAGCTCCTCAGGGTCAAGGCCTTTGCAGAGCAGCTGGTCAG GCGAGCACTGGCACTCCGTGGCACGTGCACAGGGGAACATGGCATCGGCCTGGGCAAGCGGCAGCTGCTGCAGGAGGAGGTGGGCACGGTGGGCATTGAGACCATGCGGCAGCTCAAGGCCACGCTGGACCCCCGAGGCCTCATGAACCCAGGCAAGGTGCTGTGA
- the LDHD gene encoding probable D-lactate dehydrogenase, mitochondrial isoform X1 has product MASLLRAATWGMFPWRGYCSRGTQGELSEGFVEALKAVVGSPHVTTAAVVREQHGHDESMHRCQPPDAVVWPQNVEQVSRLAALCYGQGVPIIPFGSGTGLEGGVCAVQGGVCVNLTHMDRILELNPEDFSVVVEPGVTRKVLNSHLRDSGLWFPVDPGADASLCGMVATGASGTNAVRYGTMRDNVLNLEVVLPGGRLLHTAGPGRHFRKSAAGYNLTGLFVGSEGTLGLITAATLRLHPVPEATVAATCAFPSVQAAVDSTVHILQAAVPVARIEFLDDVMMDACNRHSKLNCCVAPTLFLEFHGSEQALAEQVQRTEEIIRHNGGSHFSWAKEAEDRSRLWAARHNAWYAALALRPGCKGYSTDVCVPISRLPEILVQTKEDLQASGLTGTIVGHVGDGNFHCILVVDPEDHEELLRVKAFAEQLVRRALALRGTCTGEHGIGLGKRQLLQEEVGTVGIETMRQLKATLDPRGLMNPGKVL; this is encoded by the exons ATGGCCAGCCTGCTCCGGGCTGCAACTTGGGGGATGTTCCCCTGGAGGGGCTACTGCTCCAGGGGGACTCAG GGTGAACTCAGCGAGGGCTTTGTGGAGGCTTTGAAGGCAGTTGTGGGGAGCCCCCATGTGACTACTGCTGCTGTGGTCCGGGAGCAGCACGGGCACGATGAGTCAATGCACAG GTGCCAACCTCCGGACGCCGTGGTGTGGCCCCAGAATGTGGAGCAGGTCAGCCGGCTGGCAGCCCTGTGCTATGGCCAAGGCGTGCCCATCATCCCATTCGGCTCGGGCACCGGGCTTGAGGGTGGAGTCTGTGCCGTGCAG GGCGGCGTCTGTGTCAACCTGACCCACATGGACCGAATCCTGGAGCTGAATCCGGAAGACTTCTCCGTGGTGGTGGAGCCCGGCGTCACCCGCAAAGTCCTCAACTCCCACCTGCGCGACAGCGGCCTCTGGTTCCCTGTGG accCAGGTGCAGACGCCTCTCTCTGCGGCATGGTGGCCACCGGCGCCTCGGGCACCAACGCTGTGCGCTACGGCACCATGCGCGACAACGTGCTGAACCTGGAGGTGGTGCTGCCGGGAGGGCGGCTGCTTCACACCGCGGGCCCGGGACGTCACTTCCG GAAGAGCGCAGCTGGCTACAACCTCACCGGGCTGTTTGTGGGCTCCGAGGGGACGCTGGGCCTCATCACGGCCGCCACACTGCGCCTGCACCCTGTCCCTGAGGCCACGGTGGCTGCCACCTGTGCCTTCCCCAGCGTCCAGGCGGCCGTGGACAGCACCGTACACATCCTCCAGGCCGCAGTGCCCGTGGCCCGCATTG AGTTCCTGGATGACGTCATGATGGATGCCTGCAACAGGCATAGCAAGCTGAACTGCTGCGTGGCGCCCACGCTCTTCCTCGAGTTCCACGGCTCCGAGCAGGCGCTGGCAGAGCAGGTGCAGCGCACAG AGGAGATCATCCGGCACAATGGAGGCTCTCACTTCTCCTGGGCCAAGGAGGCGGAGGACCGCAGCCGGCTCTGGGCAGCGCGGCACAACGCCTGGTACGCTGCCCTGGCGCTGCGGCCGGGCTGCAAG GGCTATTCCACCGACGTGTGTGTGCCCATCTCCCGGCTGCCGGAGATCCTGGTGCAGACCAAGGAGGACCTGCAGGCCTCGGGACTCACAG GAACCATAGTTGGGCACGTGGGTGACGGCAATTTCCACTGCATCCTGGTGGTAGACCCGGAGGACCACGAGGAGCTCCTCAGGGTCAAGGCCTTTGCAGAGCAGCTGGTCAG GCGAGCACTGGCACTCCGTGGCACGTGCACAGGGGAACATGGCATCGGCCTGGGCAAGCGGCAGCTGCTGCAGGAGGAGGTGGGCACGGTGGGCATTGAGACCATGCGGCAGCTCAAGGCCACGCTGGACCCCCGAGGCCTCATGAACCCAGGCAAGGTGCTGTGA